A stretch of Fulvia fulva chromosome 4, complete sequence DNA encodes these proteins:
- a CDS encoding MFS-type transporter oryC: protein MSFSRFFFASGEEADHSRKRINGYNLWMMLFVSLGSLCYGYTANVISATLAQPTFITYFDLDTRSDATALLSATNGIFQTGGVLGTLTLSWWSDSFGRKGGLAISVLLITISGAILAGSTDIAMFLVFRFFAGAGAFMILTAVPIWMAEVVSPYLRGALVQLHAIMLVLGYNFASWLGYGIYHWKDGGNATWLVPFAVQCVWPLCLLSGLYFVPESPRWLILNGRREEAEKILCKLHDDPADSTNSYAHAEYLQITKQLDVDRTLPSGWLHIFQKTSLRKRALITIGTTGAIQCSGILVINNYGPMLYSNLGFNTETTLLYGAAWLTLALGLNLCVMLLNDHFPRNKFMAIGVLGCMIVLSAEAGIIAQWLGTTNLAAMRAGVAMLFLIELPYDFFLNGMQFIYISEIWPMHLRAKGMSLGVAMTSFMNIVWLQSAPTAMANIGWKYYLAFIIPGTIGAVVMWIYCPDTLGKPLEETAALFGDQDEVAAYMRNIATDDPETGTSGKTEEQTFTIEKIE, encoded by the exons ATGAGCTTTTCACGATTCTTCTTCGCGAGTGGCGAGGAAGCTGATCACTCGAGGAAAAGGATCAATG GCTACAACCTATGGATGATGCTCTTCGTCTCACTTGGCTCACTCTGCTATGGGTACACTGCCAATGTCATCAGCGCAACTCTTGCGCAGCCTACATTCATTACATACTTCGACCTCGATACACGATCAGATGCTACGGCACTGCTGTCAGCCACGAATGGTATTTTCCAGACTGGTGGCGTACTCGGAACCCTTACGCTGTCATGGTGGAGCGACAGTTTTGGCAGAAAGGGCGGACTTGCCATT AGCGTTTTGTTGATCACGATCTCTGGAGCTATCCTGGCTGGCAGCACTGATATCGCCATGTTCTTGGTCTTTCGATTCTTCGCCGGTGCAGGAGCTTTCATGATCCTGACAGCAGTGCCCATCTGGATGGCCGAAGTTGTTTCACCATACCTGCGTGGTGCCTTGGTCCAGCTTCATGCCATCATGCTGGTGCTAGGATACAACTTCGCCAGTTGGCTGGGGTACGGTATCTACCACTGGAAGGACGGCGGAAACGCCACCTGGCTTGTGCCATTCGCTGTACAGTGCGTCTGGCCACTTTGCTTACTGAGTGGCCTGTACTTCGTGCCAGAGTCTCCTCGGTGGCTGATCCTCAACGGACGCCGCGAAGAAGCGGAGAAGATACTCTGCAAGCTGCATGACGATCCCGCCGACTCAACCAACTCTTATGCCCACGCGGAGTACCTTCAGATCACCAAGCAGCTCGATGTCGATAGAACACTCCCTAGCGGATGGTTGCACATATTCCAAAAGACATCACTTCGAAAGCGTGCTCTCATCACTATTGGTACTACTGGTGCCATCCAGTGCTCAGGCATACTGGTCATCAACAACTACGGCCCCATGCTGTACAGTAACCTGGGATTCAACACTGAGACGACACTACTATATGGTGCAGCTTGGCTGACATTGGCCTTGGGCCTGAACC TATGTGTAATGCTCCTCAACGACCACTTCCCACGTAACAAGTTCATGGCCATCGGCGTCCTCGGCTGCATGATCGTGCTGAGTGCCGAAGCTGGAATCATCGCTCAATGGCTCGGCACCACGAATCTCGCCGCTATGCGGGCCGGTGTTGCTATGTTGTTCTTAATCGAGCTCCCCTACGACTTCTTCCTCAACGGGATGCAGTTCATCTACATTTCGGAAATATGGCCCATGCATCTCCGAGCGAAGGGCATGTCCCTAGGTGTGGCAATGACCTCGTTCATGAACATTGTTTGGCTGCAGTCCGCTCCCACTGCCATGGCGAATATAGGCTGGAAGTACTATCTTG CATTCATCATCCCAGGCACTATCGGAGCGGTCGTCATGTGGATCTACTGCCCCGATACCC
- a CDS encoding Ecp59-1 gives MYTTALLTLALAALSTATPLSRRDQYYGVSLAVNTNPAGQPETASPAPIELNVLTSLGGVSASKLTIDPNIGPFGGLDINSIECRAYKDAAGVVPGSKAFHVNEPAVLSTNVVEVGSVLCYVRTEEEY, from the coding sequence ATGTACACCACAGCCCTTCTCACACTGGCTCTTGCAGCCCTCTCCACCGCCACTCCGCTCTCAAGACGTGACCAATACTACGGCGTCTCCCTCGCCGTCAACACCAACCCAGCCGGCCAGCCCGAGACAGCATCCCCAGCACCGATCGAGCTCAACGTTCTCACCAGCTTGGGTGGCGTTTCCGCCTCGAAGCTCACCATCGACCCCAACATTGGGCCATTCGGCGGCCTTGACATCAACAGCATCGAGTGCAGAGCGTACAAGGATGCTGCGGGTGTTGTGCCGGGAAGCAAGGCGTTCCATGTGAACGAGCCGGCGGTGCTGAGTACGAACGTTGTGGAAGTGGGGAGCGTGCTTTGTTATGTCAGAACTGAGGAAGAGTACTGA
- a CDS encoding Oleate hydroxylase FAH12 has translation MDRKISLQRLRDAIPKKCFQPSSFRSGLHIVTDLVLSGALAGLALRFIPQIEVWSLRVALWMTYGYVQGLIFTGIWILAHECGHQALFKSNFTNDTLGFVLHSALLVPYFSWKYTHARHHRYHNHMEKDTAFVPNQKGESTWSMSLAKLNHNAEDAPLVTAAMLAGHQLLGWQTYVMSYASGGTSSTPQQPNGKLLDRSHLNPAASLWTPSQRFYIALSTAGMIATGTALYFVSKSLGFQYLALLYFVPYLWLNNWIIAITYLHHTHRDVPHFDADGWTYVDGALGTVDRPFGFVGKHLFHGIIDYHVIHHLFPSIPFYEAEEATKAIRKELGGRYLTDDTPFWLALWRTFRSCQVVAPVKGTPGILKWE, from the exons ATGGACAGGAAGATTTCTCTACAGCGACTGCGGGATGCGATACCCAAAAAGTGTTTTCAACCCTCATCGTTCAGATCAGGACTCCACATCGTCACCGATCTGGTTCTCTCCGGAGCTCTCGCAGGCCTCGCCCTTCGCTTCATCCCTCAGATCGAGGTCTGGTCACTACGCGTAGCACTATGGATGACATACGGCTATGTTCAAGGCCTCATTTTCACCGGCATCTGGATTTTGGCGCATGAATGCGGACATCAGGCACTCTTCAAGAGTAACTTCACCAACGACACACTTGGCTTCGTGCTGCATAGCGCACTCTTGGTCCCTTACTTTTCCTGGAAATACACCCACGCCCGCCACCATCGATACCACAACCATATGGAGAAAGACACTGCCTTTGTCCCGAACCAGAAGGGCGAAAGCACTTGGTCCATGAGCTTGGCAAAGCTCAATCACAATGCGGAAGATGCCCCTCTAGTTACAGCAGCCATGCTTGCCGGGCATCAACTTCTTGGATGGCAGACGTACGTCATGAGCTACGCATCCGGAGGCACATCATCAACGCCCCAGCAGCCGAATGGAAAGTTGTTGGATAGAAGCCATCTTAACCCGGCAGCTTCCCTCTGGACCCCATCCCAGCGCTTCTACATCGCGCTCTCGACCGCGGGCATGATCGCCACGGGAACAGCGCTCTACTTCGTGAGCAAGAGCCTCGGCTTCCAGTATCTAGCTCTGCTGTACTTTGTCCCCTACCTCTGGCTCAACAATTGGATCATCGCCATCACATATCTCCACCATACGCACCGAGACGTGCCGCACTTTGACGCTGACGGATGGACGTACGTCGATGGTGCTTTGGGAACTGTGGATAGGCCGTTTGGGTTTGTCGGAAAGCATCTGTTCCATGGGATTATTGACTACCACGTGATTCATCATTTATTCCC ATCGATCCCATTCTACGAGGCAGAGGAGGCGACGAAGGCGATCAGAAAGGAACTAGGTGGGCGATATCTGACAGACGATACGCCTTTCTGGTTGGCACTATGGAGAACTTTCCGATCTTGTCAGGTCGTGGCGCCAGTGAAGGGTACGCCTGGTATCCTGAAATGGGAGTAA
- a CDS encoding Acyl-CoA dehydrogenase apdG: MGHSVDNNPFAEAPWLMGVPSPYYSDSHRRWQKTCREFVWKNLGQYGLQWTRQQSCEPEVYQTFADAPCLPAPLPIARLKALGIRELAGSLKLEEYDYFHYLIYMSEMYNCGLFSPAGVVVPGMAFGTPPILNYGNRELQDRVLPDLLLGKKRTCIAVTEPGAGSDLANLETEAIKDASGDNYIVNGCKKWLVVGQC; this comes from the exons ATGGGTCATTCAGTCGATAACAACCCCTTTGCAGAGGCACCCTGGCTGATGGGAGTGCCATCGCCGTACTACTCTGATTCGCACAGGCGATGGCAAAAGACCTGTCGTGAATTCGTTTGGAAGAACCTTGGGCAATATGGATTGCAATGGACCAGGCAGCAAAGCTGCGAGCCAGAGGTGTACCAGACCTTCGCAGACGCGCCTTGTCTGCCAGCTCCGCTGCCAATTGCTCGCCTCAAAGCACTCGGTATTCGTGAACTCGCCGGGAGTCTGAAGCTGGAAGAGTATGATTACTTCCACTACCTCATTTATATGAGTGAA ATGTACAACTGCGGTCTGTTCAGCCCCGCAGGCGTGGTGGTGCCTGGCATGGCTTTCGGGACACCACCAATTCTGAACTACGGCAACAGAGAGCTGCAAGATAGAGTCCTGCCTGACTTGCTGCTTGGCAAGAAGAGGACCTGTATAGCTGTGACCGAGCCTGGTGCCGGTTCTGATCTTGCAAACCTCGAAACGGAAGCCATCAAAGATGCCAGCGGAGACAACTATATCGTGAACGGCTGTAAAAAGTGGTTGGTGGTTGGTCAATGCTAA
- a CDS encoding Cytochrome P450 monooxygenase sdnE, with amino-acid sequence MASTHDSAATIVALWFVKTVVTVVFRLAFHPLANFPGPKIAAVTSLYEFYYDVVRPGQYTWVIKKMHERHGPIVRISPRELHIDDYNYYDELYSGKKDKWDWAVNMFGRKPGTFRTVKHVEHRARRAALNPFFSKRAAVQLSPMITGHVENMCRRMEHSRDSGQPLCVPYMTAALTLDVITEYAFGRSDAVLDEPDFAPQWLQIMEGLLLNCHLNCFFPWLQDLMSILPRRLAQWLDPRVVSFIRYQGDRLSQLEAIFHAQNTKSATSAPTHGATIFHHLLESPDVAPADRNMEFFLSETMSIVGAGQATTASHISITLFYVLSDHRIYSLLKAELKKAIPNPAILPSLAELEELEYLTAVVAEGHRMSHGAIHRHQRISPHASTLYKDWVIPPGTPIGMSALFMHENEDLFPLPKVFDPSRFLGPEGQRLRKYLVHYSRGPRNCVGQNLAQAEIYLALAAMARRFDFEIFETMMKDMEITRDCQQPFPKKGAKRFRVLVK; translated from the exons ATGGCGTCGACGCACGACAGCGCCGCCACGATCGTAGCACTGTGGTTCGTGAAGACAGTCGTGACGGTTGTGTTTCGGCTGGCATTTCATCCACTCGCGAATTTTCCTGGCCCGAAGATAGCTGCCGTCACAAGCCTCTATGAGTTCTATTACGATGTCGTCCGGCCTGGCCAGTACACCTGGGTCATCAAGAAGATGCACGAGCGACATGGTCCCATTGTCCGGATTTCACCTCGGGAACTCCACATCGATGACTACAACTACTACGACGAACTCTATAGCGGGAAGAAGGACAAATGGGACTGGGCCGTCAACATGTTTGGCAGAAAGCCAGGTACCTTTCGGACTGTGAAGCATGTCGAGCATCGTGCCAGACGGGCGGCCCTCAATCCTTTTTTCTCGAAACGTGCGGCTGTGCAGCTCTCACCGATGATCACCGGGCACGTCGAGAACATGTGCCGGCGCATGGAACATTCCCGCGATAGCGGTCAGCCACTCTGCGTGCCGTACATGACAGCTGCTTTGACACTCGATGTGATCACTGAGTATGCATTCGGCAGATCCGATGCCGTTCTCGACGAACCTGATTTCGCACCGCAGTGGTTACAGATTATggaaggccttctactcaATTGCCACCTCAACTGCTTTTTTCCATGGCTGCAGGATCTCATGAGTATCTTGCCAAGGAGGCTTGCACAGTGGCTCGATCCCAGAGTGGTATCATTCATTAGATATCAGGGT GACCGGCTGAGCCAGCTAGAGGCCATCTTCCACGCTCAAAACACCAAGAGCGCAACATCAGCTCCAACACACGGCGCGACCATATTTCACCATCTGCTTGAAAGTCCAGATGTGGCACCTGCTGATCGCAACATGGAATTTTTCCTTTCAGAAACTATGAGCATCGTGGGCGCCGGCCAGGCGACCACCGCGAGCCACATATCGATAACGCTCTTCTACGTTCTAAGTGACCACCGCATTTATTCATTGCTCAAGGCAGAACTGAAGAAAGCTATCCCGAACCCGGCGATTCTACCATCACTGGCTGAACTCGAAGAGCTGGAGTACCTTACAGCA GTCGTGGCAGAAGGCCACAGAATGTCTCACGGCGCGATACATCGTCACCAGCGCATCTCGCCGCACGCATCCACTCTCTACAAAGACTGGGTCATTCCGCCCGGCACACCCATAGGGATGAGTGCCCTCTTCATGCACGAAAACGAAGATCTTTTTCCGTTGCCAAAGGTGTTTGACCCTTCTCGATTTCTTGGACCAGAAGGCCAGAGGCTCAGGAAGTATCTCGTCCACTATAGCAGAGGTCCCAGGAATTGCGTAGGGCAAAACCTGGCGCAAGCGGAGATCTACTTGGCGCTTGCTGCTATGGCCAGGCGGTTCGATTTTGAGATCTTCGAGACAATGATGAAGGACATGGAGATCACAAGGGACTGCCAGCAACCCTTCCCGAAGAAGGGCGCGAAGAGATTCAGAGTGCTGGTTAAGTGA
- a CDS encoding Acyl-CoA ligase gloD, translated as AFPYEDHVPSRLGTTVYGYSLRRATYIVTSRALSLLRAVNGVPETNKVVSIFALNTIDVPTVTWATHRVGGVCSPINASYTSTEGAGLLKKANAKAIFTVQPLLEIAAKAAEIAGIRPRNERRRTITGKLSCA; from the exons GCATTTCCTTATGAGGACCATGTACCCTCCCGTCTCGGCACTACTGTCTATGGCTACTCCCTGCGTCGAGCGACATACATTGTGACATCAAGAGCGCTGTCGCTGCTCAGA GCTGTCAATGGCGTACCCGAGACTAACAAGGTCGTGTCGATATTTGCACTAAACACC ATAGACGTCCCGACCGTGACTTGGGCGACGCACCGTGTTGGTGGAGTTTGCAGCCCAATCAATGCGAGCTACACCTCTACCGAGGGTGCAGGGCTACTAAAGAAGGCCAACGCAAAGGCAATCTTCACGGTACAGCCCTTACTAGAGATTGCCGCAAAGGCTGCCGAGATTGCTGGTATCCGGCCTCGAAATGAGCGGCGACGGACCATTACCGGAAAATTATCTTGCGCTTGA
- a CDS encoding Hps1-dma1 cluster transcription factor tfc7 has translation MSTIKYRAACDHCSATKIKCTQERPQCARCRALGRDCHYSRSLRAGKPPRSSQGLNRKISNAPVLPRHNTPASAPAATSKPELWPTMSTPYPTPPAVAPTAEMFHFPDPSSAATSSSSSPSGSDWFFDFNDGSADGLGDLTPPLEVPESHLPPKHHDIKHPAFPPHSIDFGAFEDLINIPPATPLLANTSPAAGDRCAKLAIETLNSLYDMPATHLDSSGNRHPSVDQTLNTCARAVRAVHELVNCSCQKDFYLPMLITVATSKIIAWYQAVAYMRDPGTELPDGKQCVREVVVEGPLNIGAYQLDDKVGWTLKNQIVLGQLQRLSEAVSIYDRRYCSDSLGGPMTEGERLYSSIVGFVKSRLQFTIQELEGRIRSGHAQ, from the coding sequence ATGTCTACCATCAAGTATCGCGCTGCTTGCGATCACTGTTCGGCAACAAAGATAAAATGCACACAGGAGCGACCCCAATGTGCCAGATGCCGTGCTCTCGGCAGAGACTGCCACTATAGCAGATCTCTCAGAGCGGGCAAGCCGCCACGATCTAGCCAGGGACTGAACCGCAAGATCTCCAATGCGCCGGTACTCCCACGACATAACACACCTGCCTCGGCTCCTGCAGCAACGTCCAAGCCGGAACTTTGGCCTACCATGTCCACACCGTACCCGACACCGCCAGCTGTCGCGCCAACGGCAGAGATGTTCCACTTCCCGGACCCATCATCTGCGGCAACCAGCTCATCGTCGTCCCCGTCTGGTAGTGACTGGTTCTTCGACTTCAATGATGGCTCGGCCGACGGTCTAGGTGATCTCACGCCACCATTGGAAGTCCCTGAGTCGCACCTTCCTCCCAAGCACCATGATATCAAACATCCCGCTTTTCCTCCACATAGCATCGACTTTGGAGCATTCGAAGATCTGATCAACATACCGCCTGCAACTCCACTACTAGCCAACACTAGTCCCGCAGCCGGAGACAGATGTGCCAAGCTCGCCATTGAGACGCTAAACAGCTTGTACGACATGCCTGCAACGCACCTTGACAGCTCTGGCAACCGCCACCCATCAGTGGACCAGACTTTAAACACATGTGCTAGAGCAGTTCGGGCCGTCCATGAGCTCGTGAACTGCTCATGCCAAAAGGACTTCTACCTTCCGATGCTCATCACTGTCGCTACTTCAAAGATCATCGCATGGTACCAAGCTGTCGCCTACATGCGAGATCCGGGCACCGAGCTTCCCGATGGAAAGCAATGTGTGAGGGAAGTCGTTGTTGAAGGACCACTCAACATCGGCGCTTACCAACTCGACGACAAGGTGGGCTGGACTCTCAAGAATCAGATCGTGTTGGGTCAGCTACAGAGGCTCAGCGAGGCCGTCAGCATCTACGACAGGAGGTATTGCAGTGATAGCTTGGGAGGACCCATGACGGAAGGTGAAAGATTATACTCCAGTATCGTTGGCTTCGTCAAGTCGCGGTTACAGTTCACGATCCAGGAACTGGAGGGAAGGATCCGGAGTGGGCATGCGCAATGA